Within the Leptospira stimsonii genome, the region CTTTTCATATTTCTAAACTCTATTCTCATCCAATGTTCCGATCCTAAAAAGGAAGAAGACCTTTTTCCTTTGCTTTTCCTTCTTAAATTTTCTACACCGGTTTCTATCAATGCCGAGGATCCGGATTTTATTCGACCGAATATAAATACCGCAAATATGCGGTTAGGTGGAACCAATGTTTTGCGGAACATCGACCCATGTCGGAACGGATCGGTAAATTTAGGCAATCCTTTTGATTTACCGACTCTCTACATTATGAATGTCGATCTATCTCTGAATACCGGAGTTTTATTGCGTGAGAATGGAAGTTTTGTTTTGAACATCGATCTTGACGGTCAAAGCGTGTATAGCCCGAGCTCTCCGTGTCCTGTGAATATAATCGAAAATTCGGCGACCTCTTACGATATCCAAGTGAAAGGGTGTTTTCTGAAAAAGAATGTGGTAACGAGTCCTGCGCCGCCGACGAACACGGTATCTTTTCGTGCTCTGTGTTCGAAAGTCTAAGAAAGTCAGAATCGAGATAGGAAATTTAAGATTCTCAAAAATCGAGATGACATGCGAAAATCGCTTTCGAGATTCAGAATATTTTAAATTGCGTAAAAACTGCGAGTAAAGAGTCTAACGTGGAATGAAGCAGTTTTTGCCGACGATCGTAATCGCTCAATTTTTTTGCACGTCGCTTTGGTTCGCGGGGAATTCGATCGTTTCCGAAATGGGGAAAGATCTCGATCTAGATCCTTCTTTTTTTGTACATTTAACGAGTGCGATTCAGCTCGGATTTATTGGCGGAACGTTGATCTTTTCCGTATTTACGATTTCAGATCGTTTTTCACCTTCTTATGTTTTTTTCATAAGTTCTATTCTCGCTGGAATTTTCAACCTAGCGATCGCTTTTGGATTTGTATCTCCCGGGCCAATTCTTTCGTTCCGATTTCTTACTGGATTTTTTTTAGCGGGAATCTATCCGGTCGGAATGAAATTGGCCTCGGATCACACTCGTTCCGGTTTGGGAAAATCGTTGGGTTTTTTGGTAGGCGCCTTGGTTTTAGGAACGGCGCTTCCCCATTTGATACGAGATTTGATTTCGAGTTATCCATGGAAGTATGTTGTATATACAACATCGCTCTTGTCGTTCTTAGGCGGATTCTCCGTCTTTTTATTTGTTCCCAACGGTCCGTATCGAAAGATCGGTCAGAAATTAAATCTTGTCTCGTTTCTTCGTGGATTTAAGAAACCGAATTTTAGATACGCATCCTTCGGATATTTCGGACATATGTGGGAGCTCTATACGTTTTGGGCTTTTGTCCCTTGGATGCTCACGGACTACAATCAACGTTTTCCGGATAACACGATCAATGTTCCCATCCTTTCTTTTCTTATCATCGGATCGGGCGCTTTCGCCTGTGTTCTGAGCGGCTTTCTTTCGGAGTATTTCGGTTTAAAATGGACCGCATTTTCGGCCTTGTTTTTATCGTGTACTTGTTGTTTTCTTTCTCCGTTTCTGTTATATTCAAATTCGATTCTATTTCTACTTTGTTTTTTATTTTTTTGGGGTTTGGTGGTGATCGCGGATTCTCCTTTGTTTTCTACGTTGGTCGCACAGAATTCTCCGGAGGAGTCGAGAGGTTCATCGCTTACGATCGTAAATTGTATCGGTTTTGGAATTACGATTTTGAGTATTCAGATTATCAATGCGTTATCCGTTTTTATGATTCCTCGTTACCTGTATATGTGGCTCTCAATCGGTCCCATCCTCGGTTTGTTCTTTCTTTGGAAACTAAAAGAAGAAGAATTTGATAAAAAAATTATTTCTAATGATCTGAAGCGATAAGTGCGATCGCAAAACAATTGCCACTTTGTTTCGCTAATAAGAATCTGTCTTTATCTCGTCTCGAAAAAATCGAAATTTTGCGAACATTATAACCAATAGGAAATCGTTTGAATGCTTTTAGTAGGAATCGGTCAGGGAGAAGATATTGATACGTTATCCGCCACTCGCGCGGCGATCGTAAAGAGTAAGTTGAGTCTGGGAGATTATTTCCCGAGCGCCGGAATGGTTTTCGCGGGGCATGGCTTCGATCACGAATTAATGCTTCAAACCATCAATAAAGAATTTCCCGGAATTTTGCTCGTTGGGTGCACTACCGCAGGCGAACTCACGAGCGATTTGGGATTCAGCGACGATTCCGTCATTCTTCTTTTATTTTACTCGGATGAAATTCAGTTTTCAATTGGACGAGGATCCGATCTGAAAGGAAATTCCGAAATTAGCGCCAAATTGGCGTTAAGTGAAGCAAAATACGCATTGGAGAAAGAGGAAAAACTCTGTATCCTTTTTACGGACAGTTTTACACTCTCGGCAAATTCCATCGTAGAGACGTTGAATAAAAATTTGGCTCCGGGTTGTAAGGTTTTCGGAGGAGTTTCCGCTCGTCCGTTCGGAACGGATCTTCCGATCAAACAGTTTTATCGTGACAAGGTGCTTACCGATTCTTCCGTGATTCTTCTTTTTGCGGGGCCGGTCGAATACAGTTACAGCCTTTCCAATACGTGGAAACCGATCGGTCGACGAGCGACCGCAACGAGCGTAAAAGGAAAGAACGTATTAAAAATCGATGATATGCGCGCGATCGACTATTACCACTATTATCTTGGCGATTATTCTTTTCCGGCCCCCGAATTTCCCCTGGCGGTTTATGAGAAAAATTCGGAACATTTTTATCTCCGTGTTCCGGGCGGGTTTAACGAGGAAGAGGGGAGTGTTCTTTTTGCGGGAGAAATTCCCGAGGGTGCCGAAGTCCAATTAACGGAAGCTCTGCGAAATTATATCGTAGACGACCTCAAGGATACTTCCTTGAATTCGAGTAAGTCTAAGAAAAAATTTCAGCCAACACTTGCATTCGCTTTTTCTTGCATAATGCGAAAACATCTCCTTGGAACTCGTGTAAAAGAGGAAATTCAAATCCTTGAAAGAAATTTACCGGAGAATATCCCGATTTTCGGTTTTTATACGTTCGGCGAAATTGCTCCTTTGGAAAACGAAGATAGAAGCCTACTTCATAACTGTACGATGGTCACTCTTTTGATCGGAACTTCGACGGAAGTGGAAACGACTCGTAGTCTTCCTTCCGTAAAAGAAAGCGGGATTGCGGTTAGTCTTCTTTCCGATAAGGAATTAAACGATGAGATCAAAAAAGAAAATCGTTTTTTGAGAATGAAGTTCGATCGCGAATTGGAATACAGGAAGAATCTGGAAAACGTAAAAGATTTTCACGGTTCGATCCTAAAGACGATCAACCAGGAAGTAGAAGCCGCGAGAATCGTAATCCAAAGAAAGAACGAAGAATTAGAAAAACTCTATCAACAGCTCAGCGTTGAAAAGAAAAAATCCGACGATCTACTTTTGAACATTCTCCCGTATGAAGTTGCGGAAGAGTTAAAAGAAAGGGGCGTCGTTGAACCCGTGTATTACGAAACCGCTTCGGTTTTGTTCACCGATTTTAAGAATTTTACCCTGATCGCGGATAAGATGAAACCTTCGGATTTGGTTCGCGAATTGGATTTTTACTTTTCCGAATTCGACAAGATCATAGAAAAACACGGTCTTGAAAAATTAAA harbors:
- a CDS encoding MFS transporter, giving the protein MKQFLPTIVIAQFFCTSLWFAGNSIVSEMGKDLDLDPSFFVHLTSAIQLGFIGGTLIFSVFTISDRFSPSYVFFISSILAGIFNLAIAFGFVSPGPILSFRFLTGFFLAGIYPVGMKLASDHTRSGLGKSLGFLVGALVLGTALPHLIRDLISSYPWKYVVYTTSLLSFLGGFSVFLFVPNGPYRKIGQKLNLVSFLRGFKKPNFRYASFGYFGHMWELYTFWAFVPWMLTDYNQRFPDNTINVPILSFLIIGSGAFACVLSGFLSEYFGLKWTAFSALFLSCTCCFLSPFLLYSNSILFLLCFLFFWGLVVIADSPLFSTLVAQNSPEESRGSSLTIVNCIGFGITILSIQIINALSVFMIPRYLYMWLSIGPILGLFFLWKLKEEEFDKKIISNDLKR
- a CDS encoding adenylate/guanylate cyclase domain-containing protein, which encodes MLLVGIGQGEDIDTLSATRAAIVKSKLSLGDYFPSAGMVFAGHGFDHELMLQTINKEFPGILLVGCTTAGELTSDLGFSDDSVILLLFYSDEIQFSIGRGSDLKGNSEISAKLALSEAKYALEKEEKLCILFTDSFTLSANSIVETLNKNLAPGCKVFGGVSARPFGTDLPIKQFYRDKVLTDSSVILLFAGPVEYSYSLSNTWKPIGRRATATSVKGKNVLKIDDMRAIDYYHYYLGDYSFPAPEFPLAVYEKNSEHFYLRVPGGFNEEEGSVLFAGEIPEGAEVQLTEALRNYIVDDLKDTSLNSSKSKKKFQPTLAFAFSCIMRKHLLGTRVKEEIQILERNLPENIPIFGFYTFGEIAPLENEDRSLLHNCTMVTLLIGTSTEVETTRSLPSVKESGIAVSLLSDKELNDEIKKENRFLRMKFDRELEYRKNLENVKDFHGSILKTINQEVEAARIVIQRKNEELEKLYQQLSVEKKKSDDLLLNILPYEVAEELKERGVVEPVYYETASVLFTDFKNFTLIADKMKPSDLVRELDFYFSEFDKIIEKHGLEKLKTIGDAYMCASGLPKPSPSHAIDLVNAAWEIQEFMNRLKRTKGDAAWELRIGINSGPLMAGIVGRKKFAYDVWGDTVNLASRLESKGEPGKINVSQFTYELVRDHFLCEYRGKVPAKNKGEIDMYFVMDKIKK